Proteins found in one Pontibacter sp. SGAir0037 genomic segment:
- a CDS encoding sensor histidine kinase — MQRIISKINITNELDVVLAYKRAMQLSERVGIALANQTKFATAVSEICRNVVEHVGNGSIQFGIHEEDGYNFLEALVSDRGRGIGNVDSLLNHTGFNSSGKGTGLINSKKLVDYFHVTSEFDKGTRVTLRKRLPNQAYTISKATIDRWASEFDNEEDISPYAEIKRQNMHLLELLEQLRLRNLEAEQQLQEIRRLNGQLQLSNQEISQLLEERDRKNQQLLKINEDLDSFAHTVSHDLRAPLQNINALTVVLEACLEANDMEDANSVFPLLRDQTTKMDRLITGILAYSLAGHHNLSKQIIDLQVLLHQVIESLNVPSSFKLLVPQRLPLLYSQEIYLYQVFSNLIGNAVKYHDKPQDASIEIHYEELGDVLQFSVTDNGPGIAPVHQEAIFMKYETLGQSSNRSDSTGLGLSIVHKIIKEKEGRIWVESEGRGSKFIFTWPADEIVKEE, encoded by the coding sequence ATGCAGCGCATAATATCTAAAATCAATATAACGAATGAACTCGATGTGGTGCTGGCCTATAAGAGAGCTATGCAGTTATCGGAGCGGGTGGGTATTGCACTGGCTAACCAGACAAAATTTGCGACTGCTGTTTCTGAGATATGCCGCAATGTGGTAGAACATGTTGGCAATGGCAGCATACAATTCGGTATACACGAAGAGGATGGCTATAACTTTTTAGAAGCCCTTGTGAGCGACCGGGGGCGCGGCATCGGTAACGTAGACAGCCTGCTGAACCATACAGGTTTTAATTCTTCCGGTAAGGGGACCGGACTCATTAACTCTAAAAAGCTGGTAGACTATTTTCATGTAACCAGCGAGTTTGACAAAGGTACCCGCGTTACACTTCGGAAAAGGCTGCCGAACCAGGCCTATACTATTTCCAAAGCAACCATAGACAGGTGGGCCAGCGAGTTCGATAACGAAGAAGACATCTCCCCTTATGCCGAAATAAAGCGGCAGAATATGCACCTGCTCGAGTTACTGGAGCAACTGCGCCTGCGCAACCTGGAGGCAGAACAACAACTCCAGGAAATTCGCCGCCTGAACGGCCAGCTGCAGCTTTCGAACCAGGAAATAAGCCAGCTGTTGGAAGAGCGCGATAGAAAAAACCAGCAGTTGTTAAAAATAAACGAGGACCTCGATTCTTTTGCACATACGGTTTCGCACGACCTGCGCGCACCTCTCCAGAATATAAATGCCCTGACGGTAGTGCTGGAGGCATGCCTGGAAGCCAACGATATGGAAGACGCTAACTCTGTCTTCCCTCTCCTGCGTGACCAGACTACTAAAATGGATCGTCTGATAACAGGCATACTGGCTTATTCGTTAGCAGGCCATCACAACCTGAGCAAGCAAATCATCGACCTGCAGGTACTCTTGCATCAGGTTATCGAATCGCTGAATGTGCCTTCTTCCTTTAAACTGTTGGTTCCGCAACGCCTGCCACTGCTTTATTCCCAGGAGATATACTTGTACCAGGTATTCAGCAACCTGATCGGCAATGCTGTTAAATACCACGACAAGCCACAGGATGCCAGCATTGAAATACACTATGAAGAACTCGGAGATGTACTTCAGTTTAGCGTAACAGATAACGGACCAGGTATAGCTCCCGTGCACCAGGAGGCCATATTTATGAAATATGAAACGCTGGGGCAAAGCAGCAACCGTTCTGACAGCACAGGGCTGGGGCTATCCATTGTGCATAAAATCATCAAAGAAAAAGAAGGCCGTATCTGGGTAGAGTCTGAAGGGCGTGGTTCCAAGTTTATCTTTACCTGGCCTGCCGATGAGATCGTAAAAGAAGAATAA
- the paaN gene encoding phenylacetic acid degradation protein PaaN, with protein sequence MNLNLIDKYQDTLHKAITALHKRTFFAYYPENPSSEIYGENADQEGREKYKTFLNNRFEELLQQEPVKWVGQEESPYEQQPLGVKYPYFEIETLINRAEEAFHQWRKVSASDRAALLVESLEHVRSRFFEIAYATMHTTGQAYMMSFQASGPHAADRALEAVAAGYEELGRFPEATEWEKPMGKYNLKLNKSWKAVPKGVALVIGCATFPTWNTVPGMFASLVTGNPVIIKPHPKAVLPIAIVIAEVQKVLAAHGLNPSICQLAVDADDHLITKELAEHTKVKLIDYTGSTEFGNYIESLKGKTVFTEKTGVNSIILDSMPDLDKVLQNLAFSLTLYSGQMCTAPQNFFVPETGVQVGGETVPYEQVVQKLADAVTGLVNNPKAGPHILGAIQNPATTERVKGAASVKGKEILSSCDFSNPIFANARTCTPVIYEVDATEKESYSRELFGPIALIIKTKDTNQSIEIAKEMALNYGAISCGAYTTDADVKEKIMDEMGLAATPVSFNLTGGLYVNQNASFSDFHVTGGNPAGNASFTNPEFVIKRFTWVGFREPVGS encoded by the coding sequence ATGAATTTGAATTTAATTGATAAGTACCAGGATACCCTGCATAAAGCGATAACGGCGCTTCATAAAAGAACATTTTTTGCATATTACCCGGAAAACCCGTCTTCGGAAATATACGGCGAAAATGCCGACCAAGAAGGAAGGGAAAAGTATAAAACCTTTTTGAATAACAGGTTTGAAGAGCTGCTGCAACAAGAGCCGGTTAAATGGGTAGGGCAGGAGGAGTCGCCATACGAACAACAGCCATTAGGTGTTAAATATCCTTATTTTGAAATTGAAACTCTTATAAACCGTGCTGAAGAAGCTTTTCATCAGTGGCGTAAAGTAAGTGCTTCCGACAGAGCAGCACTGCTGGTGGAGTCGCTTGAGCATGTTAGGAGTCGTTTCTTTGAAATTGCCTATGCCACCATGCACACCACTGGTCAGGCATATATGATGTCGTTTCAGGCTTCCGGACCGCATGCGGCAGACAGGGCCCTCGAAGCTGTGGCGGCAGGTTACGAAGAGTTAGGCCGCTTTCCGGAAGCTACAGAGTGGGAAAAGCCGATGGGGAAGTATAACCTGAAGCTGAACAAAAGCTGGAAGGCGGTTCCGAAAGGCGTGGCTCTTGTGATTGGGTGCGCTACCTTTCCTACCTGGAACACAGTGCCGGGTATGTTTGCCAGCCTGGTTACAGGTAATCCGGTTATCATTAAGCCTCACCCGAAGGCTGTTTTGCCTATTGCTATTGTAATTGCCGAAGTACAAAAAGTTTTGGCTGCTCATGGCCTGAACCCTTCCATCTGCCAGCTGGCGGTAGATGCAGATGATCACTTGATCACAAAAGAGCTGGCGGAACATACAAAAGTAAAGCTGATTGATTATACTGGAAGTACAGAGTTTGGCAACTATATTGAAAGCCTAAAAGGTAAAACGGTATTTACAGAAAAAACCGGCGTTAATTCCATCATACTGGATTCGATGCCTGACCTGGATAAGGTGCTACAGAACCTGGCTTTTTCACTTACCTTATACTCCGGGCAAATGTGCACGGCCCCGCAGAATTTCTTTGTGCCTGAAACCGGCGTGCAGGTTGGAGGGGAAACAGTGCCTTATGAGCAGGTGGTTCAGAAATTAGCCGATGCCGTAACAGGTCTGGTCAATAATCCCAAGGCTGGTCCGCACATACTGGGAGCCATACAAAACCCGGCAACAACAGAACGAGTGAAAGGAGCAGCCTCTGTAAAAGGGAAAGAAATACTAAGTAGCTGCGACTTCAGCAACCCGATATTTGCCAATGCCCGCACCTGCACACCTGTTATTTACGAGGTAGATGCCACTGAGAAAGAGAGCTATAGCCGTGAATTGTTTGGCCCGATTGCGCTTATCATTAAAACCAAAGATACTAATCAGTCTATAGAGATAGCAAAGGAGATGGCCCTAAACTACGGCGCAATTTCTTGCGGCGCCTATACCACTGATGCGGATGTGAAAGAAAAGATAATGGATGAAATGGGCTTAGCGGCAACACCGGTAAGCTTTAACCTGACCGGCGGACTCTACGTGAACCAGAATGCCAGTTTCTCCGATTTTCATGTGACAGGTGGTAACCCTGCCGGGAATGCTTCTTTCACAAACCCCGAATTCGTGATCAAACGCTTTACCTGGGTTGGCTTCAGAGAGCCGGTAGGGAGCTAA
- a CDS encoding response regulator, with product MNEQTTQLDLVLLVDDDETTNYLNKRLLNEMKVAKEIMALKNGQEAIEYLDKAYNTDGDPAFKRPDLIFLDIKMPVMDGFSFLDEYHKRGLDAADHVIILMLTSSASFYDLQRLKNYKKVRKHYSKALTKHDIREIMAEYFKRVSN from the coding sequence ATGAATGAGCAGACTACGCAGCTTGACTTGGTATTATTAGTAGACGATGATGAAACTACTAATTACCTGAACAAGCGACTTCTGAATGAGATGAAGGTTGCTAAAGAAATAATGGCCTTAAAGAACGGGCAGGAGGCGATTGAGTACCTGGATAAGGCATACAATACCGATGGCGACCCGGCGTTTAAGCGCCCGGATCTTATTTTCCTGGATATAAAAATGCCTGTTATGGATGGCTTCTCATTTCTGGATGAGTATCATAAGCGTGGGCTTGATGCTGCAGATCATGTGATCATCTTAATGCTTACTTCTTCAGCCAGTTTTTATGATCTGCAGCGGCTTAAAAACTACAAGAAGGTAAGAAAGCACTATTCCAAAGCGCTTACAAAACATGACATACGAGAAATTATGGCAGAGTATTTTAAAAGAGTAAGCAACTGA
- a CDS encoding anti-sigma regulatory factor — MIVLSKDIMQIVREQDVVLFRNRVREFSTKIGMSLVNQTKLITAASELVRNMLKYANGGKVVLEIISKNAQRGVRLTFIDEGPGIADIQAAMRDGFSTGKSLGLGLPGTKRLVNEFDIKSKVGEGTTVSIIHWKHGR, encoded by the coding sequence AGCAGGATGTAGTTCTCTTTCGGAACAGAGTCCGTGAATTCAGCACAAAAATAGGAATGAGCCTTGTAAACCAAACAAAGCTTATTACTGCTGCAAGCGAACTGGTTCGTAACATGCTCAAATACGCCAATGGAGGAAAGGTCGTTTTAGAAATTATCAGCAAAAACGCACAGAGAGGCGTTCGTTTAACTTTTATTGACGAAGGCCCTGGTATTGCTGATATTCAGGCTGCCATGCGCGACGGTTTCTCCACCGGAAAAAGCCTGGGGCTGGGTTTACCTGGCACTAAAAGGCTTGTGAATGAGTTTGACATTAAAAGCAAAGTTGGAGAAGGAACTACTGTTTCCATTATTCATTGGAAGCATGGACGTTAA
- a CDS encoding aconitate hydratase, protein MAFDLEMIKAVYAGMAERVSAARNAVGRPLTLTEKILYSHLYNGNAEQGFERGKSYVDFAPDRVAMQDATAQMALLQFMQAGKPTVAVPSTVHCDHLIQARVGADQDLQEAYDENKEVYDFLASVSNKYGIGFWKPGAGIIHQVVLENYAFPGGMMIGTDSHTPNAGGLGMVAIGVGGADAVDVMAGMAWELKFPKVIGVKLTGKMSGWTAPKDVILKVAGILTVKGGTGAIVEYFGEGAESMSCTGKATICNMGAEIGATTSVFSYDDSMRTYLRGTNRDEVVELADAVAEHLRADDEVLADPASYYDQLIEIDLSTLEPHVNGPFTPDAAWPISQFAAVVKEHNWPAKLEVGLIGSCTNSSYEDITRSASIAEQAIKKNLIAKAEFTITPGSELVRYTTARDGLLDTFAQMGGVVLANACGPCIGQWARHTDDPTRKNSIITSFNRNFAKRNDGNPNTHAFVASPEIVTAFAIAGDLTFNPLTDTLTNENGEAVKLDEPRGLEMPPQGYAVEDAGYTAPAEDGSAVEVIVDPKSDRLQLLEGFKPWEGTDLKGLKLLIKAQGKCTTDHISMAGPWLKYRGHLDNISNNMLIGAINAFNGEANNVYNDMTRGYDTVPATARTYKAAGIGTVVVGDENYGEGSSREHAAMEPRHLGVRAVIVKSFARIHETNLKKQGMLALTFVNKADYDLIEENDSIDIVGLESFAPGEPLKVVLNHSDGSIDSFLVNHTYNEGQIEWFKAGSALNLIRLQQKEQQTA, encoded by the coding sequence ATGGCATTTGATTTAGAAATGATCAAGGCAGTTTATGCCGGTATGGCTGAGCGGGTTTCTGCTGCCCGTAATGCAGTAGGCAGACCGCTTACCCTGACAGAAAAGATTCTTTACTCGCACCTTTACAACGGGAATGCTGAGCAGGGTTTCGAGCGTGGTAAATCTTACGTAGATTTCGCTCCGGACAGGGTAGCTATGCAGGACGCTACGGCACAGATGGCCTTGCTTCAGTTCATGCAAGCAGGTAAACCTACTGTAGCTGTTCCGTCAACAGTGCATTGCGATCACTTGATCCAGGCAAGAGTTGGGGCTGACCAGGATTTACAGGAGGCTTATGATGAGAACAAAGAGGTTTATGACTTCCTTGCTTCTGTTTCAAACAAATACGGTATTGGTTTCTGGAAGCCGGGTGCTGGTATTATTCACCAGGTAGTGTTGGAAAACTATGCTTTTCCGGGTGGTATGATGATCGGTACTGATTCGCATACGCCGAATGCCGGTGGTTTGGGTATGGTAGCCATTGGTGTTGGTGGTGCAGACGCTGTAGATGTAATGGCAGGTATGGCCTGGGAGCTTAAATTCCCGAAAGTAATCGGTGTAAAACTAACTGGTAAAATGAGCGGTTGGACTGCACCAAAAGATGTGATTTTAAAGGTAGCAGGTATTTTAACTGTTAAAGGTGGTACAGGTGCCATCGTGGAATATTTTGGTGAAGGTGCTGAATCCATGTCTTGTACTGGTAAGGCAACTATCTGTAACATGGGAGCTGAAATTGGTGCCACTACTTCTGTTTTCTCTTATGATGACAGTATGCGCACTTACCTGAGAGGCACTAACCGTGACGAAGTGGTAGAGCTGGCTGACGCTGTAGCGGAACACTTACGTGCGGATGATGAAGTACTGGCGGATCCTGCTTCTTATTATGACCAGTTAATTGAAATTGATCTGTCTACTCTGGAGCCTCACGTAAATGGTCCTTTCACGCCTGATGCGGCCTGGCCAATATCTCAGTTTGCTGCTGTTGTAAAAGAGCACAACTGGCCTGCTAAACTAGAGGTTGGTCTGATAGGTTCCTGTACAAACTCTTCTTATGAAGATATCACCCGTTCAGCTTCAATTGCAGAACAGGCTATTAAGAAGAACTTGATTGCCAAAGCAGAATTTACGATTACGCCTGGTTCTGAGCTGGTGCGTTATACAACAGCCCGTGACGGGTTATTAGATACGTTCGCACAAATGGGTGGTGTTGTACTAGCCAATGCCTGTGGTCCGTGTATCGGGCAGTGGGCACGCCATACTGACGATCCTACACGCAAAAATTCAATCATTACTTCGTTTAACCGTAACTTTGCCAAGCGTAACGATGGTAATCCTAATACGCATGCGTTTGTGGCTTCACCTGAAATTGTAACCGCATTCGCCATTGCAGGTGATCTTACCTTTAACCCTCTTACCGATACGCTTACAAACGAGAACGGAGAGGCTGTAAAGTTAGACGAGCCCAGAGGTCTTGAAATGCCGCCACAAGGTTATGCCGTAGAAGATGCCGGCTATACGGCTCCGGCAGAAGACGGAAGTGCTGTAGAGGTTATAGTAGATCCTAAGTCTGACCGCCTGCAGTTGCTGGAAGGCTTTAAGCCTTGGGAAGGTACAGACCTGAAAGGACTGAAGCTTCTGATCAAAGCGCAAGGAAAGTGTACAACAGACCATATTTCTATGGCTGGTCCTTGGTTGAAATACCGTGGCCACCTGGACAACATCTCCAATAACATGTTGATCGGTGCGATTAATGCTTTCAATGGCGAAGCGAACAACGTGTATAACGATATGACCCGTGGTTATGATACAGTACCAGCAACTGCCCGTACATACAAAGCGGCTGGTATCGGAACTGTTGTAGTAGGCGACGAAAACTATGGTGAAGGTTCTTCCCGTGAGCATGCTGCCATGGAGCCTCGCCATTTAGGTGTTCGTGCGGTTATTGTGAAATCTTTTGCACGTATTCACGAAACTAACCTGAAGAAGCAGGGAATGCTGGCACTAACGTTTGTTAACAAGGCAGATTATGATTTGATAGAAGAAAACGATTCTATTGATATAGTTGGTCTGGAGAGCTTTGCACCAGGTGAGCCATTGAAAGTTGTTCTGAACCACAGCGATGGTTCTATAGATTCTTTCCTGGTGAACCATACTTACAACGAAGGACAGATTGAGTGGTTTAAAGCTGGTTCAGCTCTTAACCTGATTCGTTTACAGCAGAAAGAGCAGCAAACTGCATAA
- a CDS encoding ATP-binding protein has translation MDVNHHNRFSIPDRSFSSLAKRDITRLAESYGLSPNLVGRVNIIVAEMASNLAKHSPSGGEILVKAIGKPVKGIEIICYDNGPGIGDLHRMMQDGVSTYGSAGEGLGAIKRQSDEFDIYSHTGIGTVILSRIYKNKPAVTPVQSITRFEIGSVMVPKPQEVDCGDGFAIVTKGTDLFMLALDGLGHGEQAHAAAQQAVETFCKAPSQNPAESLRTIHDAIRKTRGAVGFAAHITGKAQHITYCGVGNIAGKLFSADGGTMGGSYKNIISYNGIIGHNIPTSLHNQQLDWGRNKLLIVHSDGLKSRWDLGKYPGLHRHHASIIAAVLYKDNSRHTDDTLVLVCKAKL, from the coding sequence ATGGACGTTAACCACCATAACCGATTTTCTATACCGGACAGGAGCTTCTCAAGTCTGGCAAAACGTGATATTACCCGGCTTGCCGAGAGTTATGGCCTGTCGCCAAACCTGGTAGGCCGGGTAAATATTATTGTGGCCGAAATGGCTTCTAACCTGGCTAAACATTCCCCTTCAGGCGGAGAAATTCTGGTAAAGGCGATAGGCAAACCTGTAAAAGGCATAGAAATTATCTGCTACGACAATGGCCCCGGCATAGGTGACCTGCACCGTATGATGCAGGATGGCGTTTCTACGTATGGCTCTGCCGGAGAAGGTCTGGGAGCCATAAAGCGGCAGTCGGATGAATTTGACATCTATTCCCATACAGGCATCGGCACAGTTATACTTTCCCGTATATACAAGAACAAGCCTGCTGTTACTCCTGTTCAATCCATCACAAGGTTTGAGATCGGCTCTGTAATGGTGCCTAAACCACAGGAAGTAGATTGTGGTGACGGCTTTGCCATTGTTACCAAAGGTACAGATTTATTTATGCTAGCACTGGATGGCCTCGGCCATGGCGAACAAGCCCATGCCGCTGCCCAGCAAGCCGTTGAGACTTTCTGCAAAGCCCCCAGTCAAAACCCGGCTGAATCGTTGCGTACCATACATGATGCTATCAGAAAAACCCGCGGAGCTGTTGGCTTTGCAGCCCATATTACAGGCAAAGCACAGCACATTACGTATTGTGGCGTTGGAAACATAGCCGGAAAACTTTTTTCTGCGGATGGGGGTACAATGGGTGGCAGCTATAAAAATATAATTTCTTATAATGGCATTATAGGCCACAATATTCCTACATCATTGCATAATCAACAACTGGACTGGGGACGCAACAAGTTGTTGATTGTACATTCAGATGGCTTGAAGTCGCGCTGGGATTTAGGTAAATACCCGGGCCTGCACCGCCACCATGCCAGTATCATTGCCGCCGTATTGTATAAAGACAACAGCCGCCATACCGACGATACGTTAGTCTTGGTTTGCAAGGCAAAATTATAG
- a CDS encoding S8 family serine peptidase, which yields MDNLQPVLMRIFASGLLFLGSFIQLFGQSPAAEAGQATVPFTVVYKLKTTEATEARISPALRPSISTVHKQVGARNIKQKFPGATAPAARKSLKGDLSSIYELQYNSSQSFAEVRKALLSTGQVEYVEPLYIRKPLHQPNDPLSDSLRTTQYYLKLIQAYEGWAVEKGDTGVVIGILDTNFRLTHEDLKTKVKRNYADPIDGIDDDGDGLVDNYWGWDFADGDNDVTTNPMYPDHGTNVAGVAAAASNNALGIAGVGYNLKFMPLKVFSSSETGGFAGFDAIVYAADKGCKVINISWGGNTYSQYEQDIINYAVLVKDAAVVAAAGNTDANMILYPAAYENVLAVGGTNRSDVRYTEYSYNYLIDISAPSIAVRTTTASSNNAYKDGWGSSFAAPMVAGAVGLVRSKYPQLTALQAIERVRATADNIYHLAGNQPYLDMLGKGRLNVKRALKENNVKSVRSTSYAIQDDRIAQIGDTILLQVNFTNFLAPVENLLVNISSPSPFVTFLQNEAALGAMGTLITANNNLKPFRFILSPLTPANHEVNFRLSFTDGSYQDFQYIRFTVNPDYITLNTGKLQVTVNNKGNFGYNGLNTSQGIGVKYKGSNSLLYTGGLMVASEPTRVSDNIYNSTQRLDNDFRTVTQAKMDYSRKLADQEVRGVMKDKYPDPTVVGLEIKHKAFAWTSNENQDFIILEYFLKNATPDTLKNVYAGLYADWDIGNANANTADWTENLNLGYIYSKNQAQPFSGIKLLTHDSPSYYAIDNANNQGTAGINVIDGFSAQEKYNTLANGIARKQAGSAGNGNDVSHVVGSSFKNLAPGQTKIVAFAVLAADNLDKLKVHAQAAQNQYFKIKSGPAPLAVKDTLCLDSRVVLSPAGGSNFNFYADKAKETLLATGASYTIPQLQEQVLVYVSNIDSLFESSLTPSRYTVATGPVAEFSVTPDQLRQGREVVFNNQSQDGKTWFWQFGDGVASTEEQPTHTYTQTGEYKVTLQVTDRFGCSETSSKTITILAPSPNATAEALDGQIRLYPNPSTGIIKIILPELTTAAIAVPEIIVTDMVGRSSKAVLQKAGEQELFMDMTGMAEGVYFARITYNRVSITKKLVLLKQ from the coding sequence ATGGATAATCTTCAGCCTGTGCTCATGCGCATCTTTGCCAGCGGCCTGCTCTTCCTTGGTAGTTTTATCCAACTTTTCGGGCAATCACCAGCTGCAGAAGCCGGGCAGGCTACTGTTCCCTTTACAGTAGTTTATAAGCTTAAAACCACAGAAGCCACCGAAGCCAGAATTTCACCTGCTTTGAGACCAAGCATTTCTACAGTACACAAGCAGGTAGGAGCCCGAAATATAAAACAGAAATTTCCCGGGGCAACTGCTCCGGCCGCCAGAAAAAGCTTAAAAGGCGACCTCTCCTCTATTTATGAATTACAATATAATTCAAGCCAGAGCTTTGCAGAGGTCCGGAAGGCACTGCTTTCAACGGGGCAGGTAGAATATGTGGAGCCGCTTTACATCAGAAAACCTTTACACCAGCCCAACGATCCGCTTTCTGATTCTCTCAGAACCACACAGTATTATTTAAAACTGATTCAGGCTTATGAGGGCTGGGCCGTAGAAAAGGGCGATACAGGTGTAGTGATCGGCATATTAGACACCAACTTCCGATTAACGCACGAAGATCTTAAAACTAAAGTAAAACGGAACTATGCAGACCCTATAGACGGCATAGATGACGACGGCGATGGACTGGTGGATAACTACTGGGGCTGGGATTTTGCCGACGGCGACAACGATGTAACTACAAACCCGATGTACCCGGACCACGGCACCAACGTAGCAGGCGTGGCGGCGGCAGCCAGTAACAATGCACTTGGTATAGCTGGTGTAGGCTACAACCTCAAATTTATGCCATTAAAAGTATTCAGCTCCTCGGAAACCGGGGGGTTTGCCGGTTTTGATGCCATTGTATATGCCGCTGACAAAGGCTGCAAAGTAATAAATATCTCCTGGGGTGGCAATACCTACTCTCAATATGAGCAGGACATCATAAATTATGCGGTTCTTGTTAAGGATGCCGCTGTAGTTGCCGCTGCCGGCAACACAGATGCAAACATGATTTTATATCCTGCTGCCTACGAAAATGTGCTGGCTGTGGGCGGAACAAATCGCAGCGACGTCAGGTATACAGAATACTCCTATAATTATCTGATCGACATTTCTGCTCCCAGTATTGCTGTTCGTACCACCACCGCCAGCAGCAATAATGCTTACAAAGATGGCTGGGGAAGTTCATTTGCAGCACCCATGGTAGCCGGAGCTGTAGGCTTAGTCCGATCAAAATATCCGCAACTAACTGCTCTCCAGGCAATAGAACGGGTTAGGGCAACTGCTGATAACATTTATCACCTGGCGGGCAACCAACCTTACCTGGACATGCTCGGTAAAGGCCGCCTTAATGTGAAGCGGGCACTGAAGGAAAACAATGTCAAGTCTGTCAGAAGCACTTCCTATGCCATACAGGATGATAGAATCGCGCAGATTGGCGATACGATATTGCTGCAGGTGAATTTCACCAATTTCCTGGCTCCTGTAGAAAACCTGCTTGTAAACATATCCTCTCCCTCTCCTTTTGTTACGTTTTTACAGAATGAGGCCGCATTGGGAGCAATGGGTACTCTCATTACAGCGAACAACAACCTTAAACCTTTCCGTTTTATCCTCTCTCCGCTAACACCTGCCAACCATGAAGTAAATTTCCGGCTTTCGTTTACGGATGGAAGCTACCAGGACTTCCAGTACATCCGGTTTACTGTAAACCCGGATTATATTACCCTGAACACAGGCAAGCTACAGGTTACAGTAAACAACAAAGGGAACTTTGGTTACAATGGCTTAAATACATCTCAGGGAATTGGTGTTAAATACAAGGGGAGTAATTCTTTGCTTTACACAGGCGGCCTCATGGTAGCTTCTGAACCAACTCGTGTAAGTGATAATATCTATAACAGCACCCAAAGGCTCGATAATGATTTCAGAACAGTAACGCAGGCTAAAATGGACTATAGCCGGAAACTAGCCGACCAGGAAGTACGCGGCGTGATGAAGGATAAATATCCTGATCCGACTGTTGTTGGCTTAGAGATCAAGCATAAAGCCTTTGCCTGGACCAGCAATGAAAACCAGGACTTTATCATTTTAGAATACTTTCTGAAAAATGCCACCCCGGACACACTTAAAAATGTTTATGCAGGGCTCTATGCCGACTGGGATATTGGCAACGCTAACGCCAACACTGCCGACTGGACTGAAAACCTGAACCTGGGCTACATTTACAGTAAGAACCAGGCGCAACCATTTAGCGGCATAAAATTGCTTACCCATGATTCGCCTTCTTACTATGCCATAGATAATGCCAACAACCAGGGAACTGCCGGCATTAACGTAATTGACGGATTTAGCGCACAGGAAAAGTATAATACACTGGCAAACGGAATTGCCCGCAAACAGGCAGGCTCTGCTGGCAATGGCAACGATGTGTCGCATGTAGTAGGTAGCTCGTTTAAGAACCTTGCCCCAGGCCAAACTAAAATTGTGGCTTTTGCAGTTCTGGCCGCTGATAATCTTGATAAACTTAAAGTTCATGCACAGGCAGCCCAAAACCAGTACTTTAAAATCAAATCCGGCCCGGCTCCCCTTGCTGTAAAAGACACCCTCTGCCTCGATTCTCGTGTTGTGCTTTCTCCGGCAGGTGGCAGTAACTTTAATTTTTATGCTGATAAGGCCAAAGAGACTTTACTGGCAACAGGAGCAAGCTACACAATACCGCAACTGCAGGAACAAGTGCTTGTATATGTAAGCAATATAGATTCGCTGTTTGAAAGCAGTTTAACTCCTTCCCGGTATACAGTGGCCACCGGACCTGTTGCCGAATTTTCTGTAACTCCTGATCAACTTCGCCAGGGACGCGAAGTAGTGTTTAACAACCAAAGCCAGGACGGCAAAACATGGTTCTGGCAATTCGGAGACGGTGTAGCATCAACAGAAGAACAGCCCACCCATACCTACACGCAGACAGGCGAATATAAGGTAACGCTACAGGTAACAGATCGTTTTGGTTGCTCGGAAACCAGCAGCAAAACAATTACAATTCTTGCTCCAAGCCCCAATGCAACCGCCGAAGCGCTTGACGGGCAAATCAGGCTGTACCCTAACCCAAGTACAGGCATCATTAAAATAATATTGCCTGAATTAACGACTGCCGCTATAGCTGTACCAGAAATCATAGTAACAGATATGGTAGGCAGAAGCAGTAAAGCTGTGCTTCAGAAGGCTGGTGAACAAGAACTGTTTATGGATATGACAGGTATGGCAGAGGGAGTTTATTTTGCCCGGATTACCTACAACAGAGTAAGCATAACCAAGAAGCTGGTATTGCTAAAGCAGTAA